A genomic region of Caldicellulosiruptor acetigenus contains the following coding sequences:
- the pepV gene encoding dipeptidase PepV, whose protein sequence is MDEVKALIDREIENLKDEIVNTTLQLIKIRSVEDTPAPDMPFGKGINDALLVCENLCKSLGFETKNYDGYALEAVYGNQDEDVCVIGHLDVVPEGEGWSVPPYEGVVKDGKIFGRGAVDDKGPTVAALYGMYVVKKLAEEKKISLKRKLRFVFGTNEEGGSKCLQYYFERAKYPTVGFTPDADFPVIQGEKGFLVFELAKDVEDTFEIEGGQRPNMVPDRCRFEGSFDVQKAKEIIAKKGLNDKVEVFEEGEKAFLVTKGVSAHGSLPFKGENAISYMFDILDELWTKEDDFRRFIDFYNTHIGFDVFGEKLSIGFEDEKSGKLVLNAGMIRKEKGRLVLTINVRYPVDTSYDEIEKKVKEVVQNYNIEYRLVTNVPPLYFETDHFLIRTLLEVYKEFTKDDTQPLVIGGGTYARWAKNVVAFGPNMPGDEDVAHQKDEYILIDRLILCSKIYANAIYRLAKE, encoded by the coding sequence GTGGATGAGGTAAAAGCGCTGATAGACAGAGAAATTGAAAATTTAAAAGATGAAATAGTGAATACTACTTTGCAGCTTATAAAAATCAGGAGCGTTGAGGATACACCTGCACCTGATATGCCGTTTGGCAAGGGAATTAATGATGCCCTGCTTGTGTGCGAAAATCTTTGCAAAAGCTTGGGATTTGAAACAAAGAACTATGACGGATATGCGCTTGAGGCAGTCTATGGAAATCAGGATGAAGATGTGTGCGTGATAGGTCATTTGGATGTTGTGCCCGAAGGGGAGGGCTGGAGTGTACCGCCTTATGAAGGTGTTGTAAAGGACGGTAAGATTTTTGGCCGTGGTGCGGTTGATGACAAAGGTCCAACTGTGGCAGCTCTTTATGGCATGTATGTGGTTAAAAAGCTTGCTGAAGAAAAGAAGATTTCTCTTAAAAGAAAGCTAAGGTTTGTTTTTGGTACAAACGAAGAGGGTGGCTCTAAGTGTCTTCAGTATTATTTTGAAAGAGCAAAATATCCAACTGTTGGGTTTACTCCAGATGCTGATTTTCCAGTCATCCAGGGTGAAAAAGGTTTTTTGGTGTTTGAGCTTGCAAAAGATGTGGAAGATACCTTTGAGATTGAGGGCGGACAGCGACCTAACATGGTGCCTGACAGGTGCAGGTTCGAAGGCAGTTTTGATGTCCAAAAAGCCAAAGAAATTATTGCAAAAAAAGGGCTGAATGACAAGGTAGAGGTTTTTGAAGAAGGCGAAAAAGCATTTTTAGTTACAAAGGGCGTTTCTGCGCACGGGAGCCTGCCTTTTAAGGGCGAGAATGCTATATCGTATATGTTTGATATTTTAGATGAGCTTTGGACAAAAGAGGATGATTTTAGAAGATTTATTGACTTTTACAACACTCACATTGGGTTTGATGTGTTTGGCGAGAAACTCTCAATTGGGTTTGAAGATGAAAAGTCTGGCAAGCTTGTGTTAAATGCCGGGATGATACGCAAAGAAAAAGGCAGACTTGTCCTTACAATAAATGTTAGATATCCAGTTGACACCTCATATGATGAGATAGAAAAGAAAGTGAAGGAAGTAGTACAGAATTACAATATTGAATACCGTTTGGTTACAAACGTACCCCCTCTTTATTTTGAAACTGACCACTTTTTAATCAGGACCTTGCTTGAGGTTTACAAAGAATTTACAAAAGATGATACACAGCCGCTTGTGATTGGCGGTGGAACATACGCAAGGTGGGCAAAAAACGTGGTTGCTTTTGGTCCAAATATGCCAGGTGATGAAGATGTTGCCCACCAAAAAGATGAGTATATCCTTATAGACAGGCTCATACTGTGCAGCAAAATCTATGCAAATGCTATTTACAGGCTTGCAAAAGAATAG
- a CDS encoding N-acetylmuramoyl-L-alanine amidase: protein MKNRKVKLFSICTAFLVFIALTAFLFVNTNIFKIAEIFSENNMYSKKLIVIDPGHGGFDPGAVSGDIKESVINLQISRKLKEYFEMFGFKVLLTRSTEDDLSEHDKKSHDLKKRKEIVLENNPQVFISIHLNSFPVSKYFGAQVFYDKSNEEAKKLALFVQNELRYMPNGLINKRQPKPIDVYILKNIKIPAILVECGFMSNKMELSLLQSQKYQDWLSYSILKGVLNYLDQREEMVRGG from the coding sequence TTGAAAAATAGAAAAGTAAAGCTATTTTCAATTTGCACGGCATTTTTAGTTTTTATAGCTTTAACAGCTTTTTTGTTTGTAAATACCAATATATTCAAAATCGCTGAGATATTCAGCGAAAACAACATGTATTCAAAAAAACTTATTGTTATTGACCCTGGGCATGGTGGGTTTGACCCGGGGGCAGTGAGCGGCGATATAAAAGAGTCTGTGATAAATCTTCAGATTTCAAGAAAGCTCAAAGAGTATTTTGAGATGTTCGGTTTTAAAGTTCTTCTTACACGCTCAACAGAAGATGATTTGAGCGAGCACGACAAAAAGTCGCATGACCTGAAAAAGAGAAAAGAGATTGTGCTGGAAAACAATCCTCAAGTTTTTATCTCAATCCATTTAAACAGCTTTCCTGTTAGCAAGTACTTTGGTGCGCAGGTGTTTTATGACAAGTCAAATGAGGAGGCGAAAAAACTTGCTTTGTTTGTCCAAAATGAGCTAAGATATATGCCAAATGGACTTATAAACAAACGACAGCCAAAACCAATAGATGTGTATATTCTAAAAAACATCAAAATTCCTGCCATATTAGTAGAATGTGGTTTTATGTCAAACAAGATGGAGCTATCTTTACTTCAAAGCCAGAAGTATCAGGACTGGCTTTCATACTCAATATTGAAAGGAGTTTTAAACTATTTAGACCAAAGAGAGGAGATGGTGAGAGGTGGATGA
- a CDS encoding TVP38/TMEM64 family protein codes for MVDEVKVKDKIKLWIFIFIMVLSIFALVYAEKQHQLNPKYIKQYISHFGVWAPLVFLILYSVKSFIIFIPAGVFMLAAGLSFGTLFGALILIVGTLLSSTIGFVFARYFGKDYVQKKLHSTKFSNVGKKIAQKGFLIILLLRLVPILPYDAINYICGLSKIRYRDFILATFIGTVPACFLYAYLGENILRPFSKGFYLSLCLVIVISLTPVLFAKTIKEFLQDDKEEEDEHKI; via the coding sequence ATGGTTGATGAAGTAAAGGTAAAGGATAAGATAAAACTGTGGATATTCATCTTTATCATGGTGCTTTCCATATTTGCTCTTGTGTATGCCGAAAAACAGCATCAACTAAACCCTAAGTATATCAAACAGTATATTTCTCATTTTGGTGTTTGGGCACCGCTTGTGTTTTTGATACTATACTCAGTAAAATCGTTTATAATCTTTATCCCGGCAGGAGTATTTATGCTGGCAGCAGGACTTTCGTTTGGTACATTGTTTGGAGCACTTATTCTAATTGTGGGAACTCTTCTTTCCTCTACCATTGGTTTTGTGTTTGCAAGGTATTTTGGTAAAGACTATGTACAGAAAAAGCTACACAGCACAAAGTTTTCTAATGTAGGAAAGAAGATAGCCCAGAAAGGTTTTTTAATCATACTACTTTTGAGGCTTGTGCCAATCCTTCCTTACGATGCGATAAATTATATATGCGGTCTTTCAAAGATAAGGTACAGAGACTTTATACTTGCCACCTTTATTGGAACAGTACCTGCATGTTTTTTGTATGCTTATCTTGGTGAAAATATCCTAAGACCGTTTTCTAAAGGATTTTATTTGAGCTTGTGTTTGGTGATTGTTATATCCCTCACGCCAGTTCTTTTTGCAAAGACAATAAAAGAGTTTTTGCAGGATGATAAAGAAGAAGAGGATGAGCATAAAATTTAA
- a CDS encoding ASKHA domain-containing protein — MPVVKVYAKNEVIAEIEAEKSSNLLDVLQKKSVDIEASCGGKGVCGKCKVKVKKGQKPYLENLTPEEKRHLREDEISRGVRLACKVEVCEDLDVFLEKSSERANILSHFAVNDFEYEENIIVKKVILQKPSLDDQKSFELRLKETIGDGNLKVLPRTLQKLARLKDQEFFAVVYSDEVVDVKSSCLAFGLAVDIGTTTVVCYLVDLIQKRVVDFYSFINPQKKFGADVISRIDFAREKEGLFILQKEIVDAINRAIQILTEKNSISKDDIYSVVFVGNTTMLHLLLGVDPQTIAISPFVPVFTESICAKPNDLGFEINPAGTIEVLNSISAYIGADIVAGILSTQMHKSSKISLLLDLGTNGEMVLGSSSFMLACSTAAGPAFEGVNISCGMGAVEGAIDSVKIENGKVYFTTIGAKQPAGICGSGIVDAIAYMLKEGIIDETGRFCDKNDTYKSYMREENGQQAFFITDSVYITQKDIREIQLAKAAISAGVKTMIEHAKITEDDIENVYLAGGFGNYINPWSAIEIGIIPKKLKSKIVPVGNSAVAGAVLVLLSRKMALEAQEIGRKVKYIELSNSQDFNQFFVESMMFENFSQEGEQKQNG; from the coding sequence ATGCCGGTTGTAAAAGTTTACGCAAAAAATGAGGTTATTGCAGAGATAGAAGCAGAAAAAAGCTCAAATCTTTTGGATGTACTACAAAAAAAGTCAGTTGACATTGAAGCAAGCTGTGGCGGGAAAGGCGTATGTGGAAAGTGTAAAGTGAAAGTCAAAAAAGGTCAAAAACCCTACTTGGAAAATCTTACGCCAGAAGAAAAAAGGCACCTGAGAGAAGATGAGATATCAAGAGGTGTTCGGCTTGCATGTAAAGTAGAGGTTTGCGAAGATTTAGATGTGTTTTTAGAAAAATCCTCTGAGAGGGCAAATATACTTTCACATTTTGCCGTGAATGATTTTGAGTATGAAGAAAATATAATTGTAAAAAAAGTGATTTTACAGAAACCTTCTTTAGACGACCAGAAGAGCTTTGAGTTGAGGCTAAAAGAAACAATTGGTGATGGTAATCTAAAAGTTTTGCCAAGGACTTTGCAAAAGCTTGCAAGGCTAAAAGACCAGGAATTTTTCGCAGTTGTGTATTCAGATGAGGTTGTGGATGTGAAAAGCTCTTGTTTGGCATTTGGCCTTGCTGTGGATATTGGAACAACCACTGTTGTATGCTACCTTGTTGACTTGATTCAAAAAAGGGTTGTGGATTTTTATTCTTTTATAAATCCACAGAAAAAATTTGGTGCTGATGTTATTTCACGAATAGATTTTGCAAGAGAAAAAGAAGGGCTTTTTATTCTCCAAAAAGAGATTGTAGACGCTATAAATAGAGCCATACAAATTCTCACTGAAAAAAACTCTATCTCAAAAGATGATATTTATAGCGTTGTATTTGTCGGAAACACGACAATGCTACACCTTCTTTTAGGAGTTGACCCTCAGACAATTGCTATCTCTCCATTTGTTCCAGTTTTTACTGAAAGTATTTGCGCAAAACCGAATGACTTGGGGTTTGAAATAAATCCAGCAGGTACCATTGAGGTTTTAAACAGCATCTCAGCATACATTGGAGCTGATATTGTTGCGGGAATACTCTCAACCCAGATGCACAAAAGCTCCAAGATTTCTCTTCTTTTGGACCTTGGGACAAACGGTGAGATGGTGCTTGGCAGCAGCAGCTTTATGCTTGCATGCTCAACTGCGGCAGGACCTGCATTTGAAGGTGTTAACATCTCGTGCGGGATGGGCGCGGTGGAAGGTGCAATTGACAGTGTTAAGATAGAAAATGGCAAGGTGTATTTTACCACAATAGGGGCAAAGCAGCCAGCTGGAATTTGTGGTTCTGGAATAGTAGATGCCATTGCTTATATGCTAAAAGAAGGTATAATTGATGAAACTGGCAGGTTTTGTGATAAAAATGATACTTATAAATCATACATGAGAGAAGAAAACGGTCAACAAGCCTTTTTCATAACCGACTCAGTCTATATAACTCAAAAAGACATAAGAGAGATTCAGCTTGCAAAAGCGGCAATCTCAGCTGGGGTAAAGACAATGATTGAACATGCCAAAATTACAGAAGATGACATCGAAAATGTATATTTAGCAGGTGGGTTTGGAAATTACATAAATCCATGGTCAGCCATTGAAATTGGTATCATTCCAAAGAAACTAAAAAGCAAAATAGTTCCTGTTGGAAACAGTGCTGTAGCAGGTGCTGTGCTTGTGCTTCTGAGCCGCAAAATGGCACTTGAGGCACAGGAGATTGGCAGGAAAGTAAAATACATTGAGCTTTCAAACTCTCAAGATTTCAACCAATTTTTTGTTGAGAGCATGATGTTTGAGAACTTCAGCCAAGAAGGTGAGCAGAAGCAAAATGGTTGA
- the ytvI gene encoding sporulation integral membrane protein YtvI, with protein MREFTKNRFVVAMIYVILISAFIFSCAYLIKTFDLFVRFVIKAFIPVIIGLFIAEVSEPLLKYLEKRKVSRTISAILILIVLNIILGFMLAEGIYILVNECMSLVASLQNINYDKIYQALDKLFASVKNIYSGLPGPIVNFIQSGVDELTNVLNQIATMSLKVIKVIPATLKGITVWFFSVLSSFFFMRDRHRMRAWLIQNFSVQLYRELSSIAFKVIDSVVDYAKSQIILAVLMFLSGLIGLSIIKAPYFLVISLLLGLLSIIPIIGSGIILLPWIVGSFIAGDTNFGLKLLIVYLIILGIREFASIKIVASQVGISTFTTLVSIYAGVEIFGAWGFVIGPLLVVFLKAVYETGAIKKIRENLFMPKKE; from the coding sequence ATGAGAGAGTTTACAAAAAACCGGTTTGTGGTTGCAATGATTTATGTTATCCTAATTAGCGCATTTATCTTTTCATGTGCATATTTAATCAAGACATTTGACCTTTTTGTAAGGTTTGTGATAAAAGCTTTCATTCCGGTTATTATTGGACTTTTCATTGCAGAGGTGTCTGAACCTCTTTTAAAATACTTGGAAAAAAGAAAGGTAAGCAGGACAATCTCTGCAATTCTTATACTGATTGTTCTAAACATAATACTTGGTTTTATGCTTGCAGAGGGCATATATATTCTTGTGAATGAGTGCATGAGTTTAGTTGCAAGCCTTCAAAATATTAATTATGACAAGATTTATCAGGCTTTAGACAAGCTCTTTGCAAGTGTAAAAAATATATATTCAGGTCTGCCGGGACCTATTGTAAATTTCATTCAATCTGGTGTTGATGAGCTCACAAATGTCCTCAACCAGATTGCCACAATGAGTTTGAAGGTAATAAAGGTTATACCCGCAACTTTAAAGGGTATTACGGTATGGTTTTTTTCTGTGCTATCAAGCTTTTTCTTTATGCGCGACAGGCATAGAATGAGAGCATGGCTGATTCAAAATTTCTCAGTCCAGCTCTACAGAGAACTTTCTTCAATTGCTTTTAAAGTCATAGATTCTGTTGTAGACTATGCAAAGTCTCAGATAATTCTGGCAGTTTTGATGTTCCTATCAGGCCTTATAGGACTTTCGATAATAAAAGCACCTTACTTTTTGGTGATAAGCCTTCTTTTAGGTCTTTTGAGCATAATTCCAATTATAGGCTCAGGCATAATATTACTTCCATGGATAGTTGGCAGTTTTATAGCTGGAGATACCAATTTTGGGTTAAAACTGCTGATTGTATATCTTATAATTTTAGGCATTCGCGAGTTTGCGTCTATCAAGATTGTTGCGAGCCAGGTGGGAATTTCGACCTTTACAACACTTGTCTCTATCTATGCAGGTGTTGAAATATTCGGTGCGTGGGGATTTGTGATAGGTCCGCTTTTGGTTGTGTTTTTGAAAGCAGTATATGAGACAGGGGCAATTAAAAAGATAAGAGAAAATCTCTTTATGCCCAAAAAGGAGTGA
- a CDS encoding U32 family peptidase yields the protein MKKVELLSPAGGFEELVAAIKAGADSVYVGAKEFSARAYAKNFSEDELRKAIDFCHERAKKIYLAINTLVYNDEMHKALKLVEFAYKEGIDAVIVQDLGLLFIILKEFPGMPVHASTQMTVHNLAQVKFLEDLGVKRVILSRELSLDEIKNIRQQSSIELEVFVHGALCISYSGQCLFSSIVFKRSGNRGQCAQVCRLYYKLFDKEKKEIDEGYLLSPKDICLLGNIDKLIRAGIDSFKIEGRLKDKYYVYTVTSIYRKYIDMYYEKGKIDIDITDKQKLLLVFNRGNYSTGYLENADIDEIIFKSAPNNTGLFIGNFYFENEKLFLQTSYNLSNGDVISFRNSNFEEILLEINNNIIKKDDKKFEVKVDFERKKRLKEFSQGQVFIVKSKEHEIRIEKDLKMEKKFRKVDFKVWLEKEKRIKAIALCDGFEIEEEGEVAQQAKEKEVTIQTVISSFSKLGGTIFEMGNFDAYIESGCFVKVSELNRLRKLLIEKLSQKIISFYKRNLKQDVEISRYLGDGRVRSFNRSHRFSFMVDSLWQLEKLKKWCEARNLSNYEIYVPYNVIFDLSLEDNMVVYLDRITHDEDLNRVEVERIKEKGIKKVLVRNLGQYEIFKHHFEIYFDFSLNTTNSASFKFLELLGGKRICLSVELSKTRIIEIYKNAQESEVEVIVFGRIPLMVNRLKFFEKGEYLQDRNGELLKLIKTQSGKNEILNPAFLYINDKDVPADVLRFDFTGLNKKEMEKALEGYFDNKEIGLKITKGYYLP from the coding sequence ATGAAAAAGGTAGAGCTATTGTCACCAGCAGGCGGATTTGAGGAACTTGTTGCAGCCATAAAAGCTGGGGCTGACAGCGTGTATGTTGGTGCAAAAGAGTTTTCAGCAAGGGCATATGCGAAGAACTTTTCAGAAGATGAGCTGAGGAAGGCTATAGATTTTTGTCATGAGAGAGCGAAAAAGATATATCTTGCAATAAACACCCTGGTTTACAATGATGAGATGCACAAAGCTTTAAAGCTTGTAGAATTTGCATACAAGGAAGGAATTGATGCTGTAATTGTGCAGGACTTAGGTCTACTCTTTATTATTTTAAAAGAGTTTCCAGGTATGCCTGTTCATGCGAGCACCCAGATGACAGTTCATAACTTAGCTCAGGTAAAGTTTTTGGAGGACTTAGGAGTAAAGAGAGTTATACTCTCAAGAGAGCTTTCTTTGGATGAGATAAAAAACATAAGACAGCAAAGCAGTATTGAACTTGAGGTTTTTGTGCATGGAGCTTTGTGCATTTCATATTCTGGTCAATGTCTATTTTCAAGCATAGTTTTCAAAAGAAGTGGCAATCGCGGCCAGTGTGCTCAAGTTTGCAGGCTTTATTATAAGCTTTTTGACAAGGAGAAAAAAGAAATTGATGAAGGATACCTTCTTTCACCGAAAGATATTTGTCTTTTAGGAAACATAGATAAGCTAATTAGAGCAGGGATTGACTCTTTCAAGATAGAAGGAAGGCTAAAGGACAAATACTATGTCTACACTGTGACCTCAATCTACAGAAAGTATATTGATATGTACTATGAGAAGGGTAAAATAGATATCGACATCACTGACAAACAAAAACTTCTTCTTGTCTTCAACAGGGGGAACTACAGCACAGGGTATTTAGAAAATGCTGATATTGACGAAATAATCTTTAAATCTGCTCCTAACAACACAGGCCTTTTTATTGGAAATTTTTATTTTGAGAATGAAAAACTTTTTTTGCAGACTTCATATAACCTTTCCAACGGCGATGTAATTTCTTTCAGAAATAGCAATTTTGAAGAGATTCTTCTTGAAATAAATAACAATATTATCAAGAAAGATGACAAGAAATTTGAGGTGAAAGTTGATTTTGAGAGAAAAAAGAGATTAAAAGAATTTTCACAGGGTCAGGTGTTTATTGTAAAAAGCAAAGAACATGAAATTAGAATAGAAAAAGACCTGAAAATGGAGAAAAAGTTTAGGAAGGTTGATTTCAAGGTATGGTTAGAAAAAGAAAAAAGAATAAAAGCTATAGCCCTGTGTGATGGATTTGAGATAGAAGAAGAGGGAGAAGTTGCTCAGCAGGCAAAAGAGAAAGAGGTTACAATCCAGACTGTAATCAGCAGCTTTTCAAAACTTGGTGGAACAATTTTTGAGATGGGAAATTTTGATGCGTATATCGAAAGTGGCTGTTTTGTGAAGGTTTCAGAGCTAAACAGGCTGAGAAAGCTTCTGATTGAAAAGCTTTCTCAAAAGATAATTAGCTTTTACAAGAGAAATCTAAAACAAGATGTTGAAATTTCAAGGTATCTTGGAGATGGTCGTGTAAGGTCATTTAATAGGAGTCACAGGTTTTCTTTCATGGTAGACTCACTCTGGCAACTTGAAAAACTTAAAAAGTGGTGTGAGGCACGCAATCTTTCAAACTATGAAATCTACGTGCCTTACAATGTAATTTTTGATTTGAGTCTAGAAGACAACATGGTTGTTTATCTTGACAGGATAACACATGATGAAGATTTGAATAGGGTTGAGGTTGAGAGAATAAAAGAAAAGGGTATAAAAAAGGTTTTGGTGAGGAACCTTGGACAGTATGAGATTTTCAAGCACCACTTTGAAATTTACTTTGATTTTAGCTTGAACACAACAAACTCTGCTTCATTTAAATTTTTAGAACTACTTGGTGGCAAAAGAATCTGTCTTTCGGTTGAGCTATCTAAAACAAGAATTATAGAAATTTACAAAAACGCACAAGAAAGTGAGGTAGAAGTAATTGTCTTTGGTAGAATTCCTCTGATGGTAAACAGGCTCAAATTTTTCGAAAAGGGAGAGTACTTGCAAGACAGAAATGGTGAGCTTTTAAAACTCATAAAAACTCAGAGTGGGAAAAACGAAATCTTAAACCCCGCGTTTTTGTATATAAATGACAAAGATGTGCCGGCTGATGTGTTGAGATTTGACTTTACAGGCCTCAATAAAAAAGAAATGGAAAAAGCTTTGGAAGGATATTTTGATAACAAAGAGATTGGTTTAAAAATCACAAAGGGGTATTATTTGCCATGA
- a CDS encoding alkaline phosphatase family protein gives MVIDKMKMLFIFLDGVGKGEKNEANPFFYYHPKAYDIFLKDGNVLFLDATLGVDGLPQSATGQVTIYSGINAAKEIGFHINGQITPSLKRIIERQNIFTTLLHRGFKVDFANVYRNEYLQKLLNDKNFKMSVTSYMTLISGIRFKTVEDLLRGEGVYFDITNHVLIESGYEVPVFSPQRAAENLLNVLNKNDFVLFEHFKTDIIGHSCDMEKALELLKLLDEFILSLIEDLPEDACLVVTSDHGNIEDLSTKTHTKNKVPFLAYGNKKEIFALESIEQIYSSILKYFEIGTQRDDKER, from the coding sequence ATGGTGATAGATAAGATGAAAATGCTTTTTATATTCTTAGACGGTGTTGGAAAAGGGGAGAAAAATGAAGCTAACCCCTTTTTTTATTATCATCCAAAAGCATATGACATTTTTTTAAAAGATGGAAATGTCTTGTTTTTGGATGCAACGCTTGGCGTTGACGGTCTGCCACAAAGTGCCACAGGCCAAGTTACAATCTATTCAGGCATAAATGCGGCAAAAGAGATAGGGTTTCATATTAACGGACAGATTACACCAAGCCTCAAGAGAATAATTGAAAGACAAAACATTTTTACCACTCTTTTGCATCGTGGCTTTAAAGTAGACTTTGCAAATGTTTACAGAAACGAATATTTGCAAAAGCTATTAAATGACAAAAACTTTAAAATGTCTGTGACAAGCTACATGACCTTGATATCAGGAATAAGATTTAAAACGGTGGAAGACCTTCTAAGAGGTGAAGGGGTGTATTTTGATATTACAAACCACGTTTTGATTGAAAGTGGATATGAGGTACCAGTTTTTTCACCACAGAGGGCAGCTGAAAATCTTTTAAATGTGTTAAATAAAAATGATTTTGTCCTGTTTGAACATTTTAAAACAGACATTATAGGGCACTCATGTGATATGGAAAAAGCTTTAGAGCTTTTAAAACTTTTAGATGAGTTTATACTCAGTTTAATTGAAGATCTTCCAGAGGATGCTTGTCTTGTTGTGACATCTGACCATGGCAATATAGAAGATCTGTCGACAAAGACACATACAAAAAATAAAGTACCTTTTTTAGCATATGGAAATAAAAAAGAAATCTTTGCATTAGAGTCAATTGAACAGATTTATAGCAGCATTTTAAAATACTTCGAAATAGGAACACAGAGGGATGACAAAGAAAGATGA
- the zapA gene encoding cell division protein ZapA has protein sequence MDENIRREDNLKRIEVKIAGMNYVLKTDEDEEYIMKIANYINKKMSEVVANEPQLSTSLSAMLTAFLVADEFFKHLLECDEKLSKMAVESEKYQKEVEEYKERLKEAEEKLLKQSQEIEKLNEIIQNLNQELEKTKQELEKTKKELDDFINAFDGDR, from the coding sequence ATGGATGAAAATATCAGGAGAGAAGATAATTTGAAAAGAATTGAAGTAAAGATTGCGGGTATGAATTATGTATTAAAGACTGACGAAGATGAAGAGTACATAATGAAGATTGCAAATTATATAAACAAGAAGATGTCAGAGGTTGTGGCTAATGAGCCGCAGCTTTCTACATCTCTTTCGGCAATGCTCACAGCATTTTTGGTGGCAGATGAGTTTTTTAAACACCTATTAGAATGTGACGAGAAACTTTCAAAGATGGCTGTTGAAAGTGAGAAATATCAAAAAGAGGTTGAGGAATATAAAGAGAGGTTAAAAGAGGCAGAGGAAAAGCTCTTGAAGCAAAGTCAAGAGATTGAAAAGTTAAATGAAATTATTCAAAATCTTAACCAAGAGCTTGAAAAAACAAAACAGGAACTTGAAAAGACCAAAAAAGAACTTGATGATTTCATAAACGCATTTGATGGTGATAGATAA
- a CDS encoding aldo/keto reductase — protein sequence MYVADSNRYNNMLYLRCGKSGLKLSAISLGLWHNFGYNDPFDNMRRIVLRAFDLGITYFDLANNYGPPPGAAEENFGRIFKFDLKPYRDQIIVATKAGYTMWEGPYGDWGSKKYLLASLDQSLKRMNLDYVDIFYSHRPDPETPIEETMEALYQAVHSGKALYAGISNYNPEQTKLAYSAAKQMGLKLIVNQVRYNMFARDVENGLFDTLNELGMGAVIYSPLAQGLLTERYLDGIPEDSRVRKSGVFLKESDITPERIEKVKKLSEIAKRRGQTVSQLALSWILRNKVVASVIVGASKVSQIEDNVGCINNLEFSEEELKEIEEILKG from the coding sequence ATGTATGTAGCAGATTCGAACAGATACAATAACATGTTATACTTGCGATGTGGAAAGAGCGGACTCAAACTTTCGGCAATCTCTCTTGGCCTTTGGCACAACTTTGGCTACAACGACCCATTTGACAACATGCGAAGAATTGTTTTGAGGGCTTTTGACCTTGGAATCACATACTTTGATTTGGCAAACAACTATGGTCCCCCACCAGGTGCGGCTGAAGAAAACTTTGGAAGGATTTTTAAATTTGACCTAAAACCTTACAGAGACCAGATTATTGTTGCAACAAAAGCAGGATACACAATGTGGGAAGGTCCTTACGGCGACTGGGGCTCAAAAAAATACCTTCTCGCAAGCTTGGACCAAAGCTTAAAAAGAATGAACCTTGACTATGTTGATATCTTCTACTCTCACAGGCCTGATCCTGAAACGCCAATTGAAGAGACAATGGAAGCTTTGTATCAGGCAGTCCATAGTGGAAAAGCCTTATATGCTGGGATATCAAATTATAATCCTGAACAAACCAAACTGGCGTATTCAGCTGCCAAGCAAATGGGATTAAAACTCATTGTAAATCAAGTTCGATACAATATGTTTGCAAGAGATGTTGAAAATGGTCTATTTGATACATTAAATGAGCTTGGCATGGGAGCTGTGATATATTCTCCTCTTGCTCAAGGGCTTCTTACAGAGCGTTATCTGGATGGAATTCCTGAGGATTCAAGAGTAAGAAAATCGGGCGTATTCTTAAAAGAAAGTGATATAACTCCTGAGAGAATCGAAAAAGTTAAAAAGTTATCTGAAATTGCAAAAAGGCGCGGGCAGACAGTTTCACAGCTTGCACTTTCGTGGATTTTGCGAAATAAAGTTGTAGCTTCAGTAATTGTTGGTGCAAGCAAAGTGTCTCAGATTGAAGATAATGTGGGTTGTATCAATAATCTTGAGTTTTCAGAAGAAGAATTAAAAGAAATTGAAGAAATTCTAAAAGGGTAA